One stretch of Deinococcus radiopugnans ATCC 19172 DNA includes these proteins:
- a CDS encoding phosphatase domain-containing protein: MRARVLLTAPDAPTPGSLARRGWRNLLSAELPDAEVRVRAQPGEGPDLLVARTDRGGYLDAWLDVPLEPGWQTLYLSVGEDADVPAPVQVVDPAATHGIVSDIDDTVLVTMVPRPHLAAWNFLVRSEARRKPVPGMPELYGRLTATHPDAPVFYLSTGAWNTASALSRFLHRVGLPQGSLLLTDLGPTGAALMRSGREHKAATLRRLAEELPGLQWILVGDDGQHDPQVYETFAAE; this comes from the coding sequence GTGCGCGCCCGGGTGCTGCTTACCGCGCCGGACGCGCCGACGCCGGGCAGCCTCGCCCGCCGGGGCTGGCGGAACCTGCTGTCGGCCGAGCTGCCGGACGCCGAGGTGCGGGTCCGCGCGCAGCCCGGCGAGGGGCCGGACCTGCTGGTGGCGCGCACGGACCGCGGGGGCTACCTGGACGCGTGGCTGGACGTCCCGCTGGAGCCGGGCTGGCAGACGCTCTACCTCTCGGTGGGCGAGGACGCCGACGTGCCGGCGCCGGTCCAGGTGGTCGACCCCGCGGCGACGCACGGCATCGTGAGCGACATCGACGACACGGTGCTCGTGACGATGGTCCCGCGCCCGCACCTCGCGGCGTGGAACTTCCTGGTCCGGTCGGAGGCGCGCCGCAAGCCGGTACCCGGCATGCCCGAGCTGTACGGGCGGCTCACCGCCACGCACCCGGACGCCCCGGTCTTCTACCTGTCGACCGGCGCGTGGAACACGGCGAGCGCCCTGTCCCGGTTCCTGCACCGCGTGGGGCTGCCCCAGGGGTCGCTGCTGCTCACGGACCTGGGGCCGACGGGCGCCGCGCTGATGCGCTCCGGGCGGGAGCACAAGGCGGCGACGCTGCGCCGGCTCGCCGAGGAGCTGCCCGGACTGCAGTGGATCCTCGTCGGGGACGACGGACAGCACGACCCGCAGGTCTACGAGACGTTCGCGGCGGAG